One window of Mangrovibacterium diazotrophicum genomic DNA carries:
- a CDS encoding potassium channel family protein encodes MSQSTNKFQDVSNRTLRVGVLLLFSMLSIGTLAYMYIEKYSLIDAFFMTIITISTVGFSEVHPLSDIGKIFTSGLIITSLGSLAYVGSNLARFVFDGELVNYLKTYRVDKKIQKLKDHVIIIGFGRNGEQVAMELMDYGIEFVIIDKRDNVISRIRDNEELLYIRGDATHEDVLKQAGVDHARALIATTPNDADNVFVALTARSMNPSLKIVSRASEMESVSKLKRAGVTNVIMPERIGGQRMAKLITQPDVVEFLEYILLQHSKDVSLEEISCTNMADCFVNHSIEELRSKDISGINIVGIKISGAKYIFNPSSELTLSRGDQLFVLGSPEQIKRFRHLLERG; translated from the coding sequence ATGAGCCAGTCGACGAATAAATTTCAGGATGTTTCCAACAGAACCCTCCGTGTTGGTGTTCTGCTGCTTTTTTCGATGCTCTCCATTGGGACTTTGGCCTACATGTATATCGAAAAATATTCGCTGATCGATGCCTTTTTCATGACCATCATCACCATCTCTACGGTTGGGTTCAGCGAAGTACATCCGCTTAGCGACATTGGTAAGATTTTCACATCAGGGTTGATTATTACCAGCCTGGGAAGTTTGGCCTATGTGGGCTCCAACCTGGCACGCTTTGTTTTTGATGGCGAATTAGTTAACTACTTAAAAACATATCGGGTGGACAAGAAAATTCAAAAATTGAAAGACCATGTCATCATCATCGGGTTCGGCCGAAACGGTGAACAAGTAGCCATGGAATTAATGGATTACGGAATTGAGTTTGTCATCATCGACAAGCGCGACAACGTGATCAGTCGAATTCGCGATAATGAAGAGTTGTTGTACATTCGGGGAGACGCCACCCATGAGGATGTGCTAAAGCAAGCCGGTGTTGATCACGCCCGTGCATTAATTGCAACCACGCCAAACGACGCCGACAATGTTTTTGTAGCACTAACGGCGCGCAGTATGAACCCGAGCCTGAAGATCGTCAGCCGTGCAAGCGAGATGGAATCGGTATCGAAACTCAAACGGGCCGGGGTTACGAACGTGATCATGCCCGAACGCATTGGCGGCCAGCGAATGGCGAAACTGATTACACAGCCCGATGTCGTCGAATTCCTCGAATACATTCTCCTTCAACACAGTAAAGATGTAAGTCTGGAAGAAATCAGCTGCACAAACATGGCCGATTGCTTTGTCAATCACTCCATCGAAGAACTTCGCAGCAAGGACATTTCCGGAATCAATATCGTCGGAATCAAGATCAGCGGAGCCAAGTACATCTTCAACCCTTCGTCGGAATTAACACTGAGCCGCGGCGACCAATTGTTTGTTCTGGGCTCGCCCGAGCAGATTAAACGCTTCAGACATTTGCTCGAGAGAGGATAA
- the ilvA gene encoding threonine ammonia-lyase produces the protein MTKKYFPSLQAINRAKLTINEVLSGTPLAANLNLSEQFQARVMLKREDLQQVRSYKIRGAFNKIKSLSPEQLQNGIVCASAGNHAQGVAYSSYKLGIKAKIYMPTTTPKQKIKQAQMFGRDNVEIILFGDTYDQASAEALKDCEENGQTFIHPFDDPLIIEGQATVALEIIQDSTCQIDYLFVPIGGGGLIAGVGSYFKQVSPNTKIIGVEPAGAPSMSESMKKGEVVKLENIDKFVDGAAVQRVGDLPFEICKEVVDDIVLVPEGRVCTKILELYNRDAIVVEPAGALSIAALDYYADQIKGKNVVCIVSGSNNDITRTEEIKERSLLFEGLKHYFIIRFPQRAGALRDFIDNVLGPNDDITHFDYSKKTNREKGPAFVGIELTDKKDFDGLVQRMTEHGFIHEYINDKPDLFQYLL, from the coding sequence ATGACAAAAAAATATTTCCCAAGTTTACAGGCCATCAACCGGGCCAAACTGACGATTAATGAAGTTCTAAGCGGAACGCCGCTGGCCGCCAACCTGAACTTGTCGGAACAGTTTCAGGCGCGCGTCATGCTGAAACGCGAAGACCTGCAACAAGTACGTTCGTATAAAATCCGCGGGGCATTCAACAAGATCAAAAGCCTGAGCCCTGAGCAGCTGCAAAACGGAATTGTTTGCGCCAGCGCCGGAAACCATGCACAAGGTGTAGCCTACTCCAGCTACAAGCTGGGTATCAAGGCAAAAATTTATATGCCGACGACGACACCGAAGCAGAAGATTAAACAGGCACAAATGTTCGGCCGCGACAATGTCGAAATCATTCTGTTTGGAGACACCTACGACCAGGCAAGTGCCGAAGCGTTGAAGGACTGCGAGGAAAATGGCCAAACATTCATCCACCCGTTCGACGACCCGCTGATTATCGAAGGTCAGGCAACCGTTGCGCTGGAAATCATCCAGGATTCAACCTGCCAAATCGATTACCTGTTTGTACCAATTGGTGGTGGTGGTTTGATTGCCGGCGTTGGAAGTTACTTCAAACAAGTCAGCCCAAATACGAAAATTATCGGGGTTGAACCCGCCGGAGCACCGTCCATGTCGGAATCGATGAAAAAAGGCGAGGTTGTGAAACTGGAAAACATCGATAAGTTCGTCGATGGAGCAGCCGTGCAACGAGTCGGCGATCTGCCTTTCGAAATTTGCAAAGAGGTGGTTGACGACATCGTGCTGGTTCCAGAAGGACGTGTTTGTACGAAGATTCTGGAGCTTTATAACCGCGATGCCATTGTGGTAGAACCTGCCGGAGCACTTTCCATTGCAGCACTCGATTATTACGCTGATCAGATTAAAGGGAAAAATGTGGTTTGCATCGTTTCCGGAAGCAACAACGACATTACCCGTACCGAAGAAATCAAGGAGCGTTCACTGCTGTTCGAAGGATTGAAGCATTATTTCATCATCCGTTTTCCTCAGCGGGCCGGAGCTCTGCGCGATTTTATCGACAATGTTTTGGGGCCCAACGACGACATCACCCATTTCGATTATTCAAAAAAGACAAACCGCGAGAAAGGCCCCGCTTTTGTGGGCATTGAGTTGACCGACAAAAAAGACTTTGATGGCCTTGTGCAACGCATGACAGAACACGGTTTCATTCATGAATACATCAACGATAAACCGGATCTTTTTCAATATTTACTTTGA
- a CDS encoding DUF2851 family protein: MSTMLTNSWLSSDIFLILVNLIKPKPMNEFFLQFLWKHRLFNEDPFQTSSGQPIKVISPGFQNTDAGPDFFNARLKIGETTWAGNVEIHWRSSDWIKHKHEKDGAYDNVILHVVKEDDTAIQNSKGEHIECACLNYDEILEHNYLKLQKSTSWIPCADSIHRVPSITLQIWYHALMVERLQQKTAEITERLQQNNNDWNETFYQFLARNFGFKTNAVPFELLAKVLPLSILGKHKNDLFQLEALLYGTAGLLNEELVGDDYFLALRQEFSFLYKKYKLKPIEGHLWKFLRLRPVNFPTVRIAQFAMLVHQSTALFSHIIETEKLSDVKKLFQIEASSYWESHFKFNKLSKKQAKHLGDSAFFNLVINTLVPFLFVYGEYHKKQPLKDLALNYLEQIPAETNSIIANWAGLGIAARSAFDTQALIQLKNNYCNAKKCLNCPVGMKLIHHSNHEKHEPVDE; encoded by the coding sequence ATGAGCACAATGCTCACAAACAGCTGGTTGTCAAGTGATATTTTTCTTATTTTAGTTAACCTGATCAAGCCAAAACCTATGAACGAGTTCTTCCTTCAATTTTTGTGGAAACACCGTCTTTTTAACGAGGATCCATTTCAAACCAGCTCGGGACAACCAATCAAAGTCATTTCACCTGGCTTTCAGAATACCGATGCCGGACCGGACTTTTTCAATGCCCGACTAAAAATCGGCGAAACAACCTGGGCTGGAAATGTGGAGATTCATTGGCGATCCAGCGATTGGATCAAACACAAGCACGAGAAAGACGGCGCCTACGACAATGTTATTCTTCATGTGGTAAAAGAAGACGACACCGCAATTCAAAATTCAAAAGGCGAACACATTGAATGTGCCTGCCTGAACTACGACGAAATACTGGAACACAACTACCTAAAACTTCAGAAATCGACCAGCTGGATTCCCTGTGCAGATTCTATTCATCGTGTTCCATCGATTACATTGCAAATCTGGTATCACGCGCTAATGGTAGAGCGGCTGCAACAAAAAACAGCGGAAATCACCGAGCGGCTGCAACAAAACAACAACGACTGGAATGAAACTTTCTACCAATTTCTGGCGCGAAACTTCGGTTTCAAAACAAATGCTGTACCGTTCGAACTGCTGGCAAAAGTACTACCACTATCCATTCTGGGGAAACACAAAAACGACCTGTTTCAGCTGGAAGCACTGCTCTACGGCACAGCCGGTTTACTGAACGAAGAATTGGTTGGCGATGACTATTTTCTGGCTTTGCGCCAGGAATTCTCTTTCCTTTATAAAAAATACAAGCTGAAACCCATTGAAGGACATTTGTGGAAATTCCTGCGCCTGAGACCGGTCAACTTCCCAACCGTGCGGATTGCTCAATTCGCTATGCTCGTTCACCAATCGACGGCTTTATTTTCCCATATCATCGAAACGGAGAAATTAAGCGACGTTAAAAAGCTCTTTCAAATCGAAGCCTCTTCCTATTGGGAAAGCCATTTTAAATTCAACAAGCTATCAAAAAAGCAAGCTAAGCACCTTGGTGACTCGGCTTTCTTCAACCTAGTGATTAATACGTTGGTACCATTCCTTTTTGTCTACGGTGAATACCATAAAAAGCAACCTTTGAAGGATTTGGCACTAAACTACCTGGAACAGATACCTGCTGAAACCAATTCAATAATCGCCAACTGGGCCGGCTTGGGGATTGCGGCGCGATCCGCCTTCGACACACAGGCGCTGATTCAGCTGAAGAATAATTATTGCAATGCCAAAAAATGCTTAAATTGCCCTGTAGGAATGAAGTTGATCCATCACAGCAACCACGAAAAGCATGAGCCAGTCGACGAATAA
- a CDS encoding VTT domain-containing protein, translating to MNLSKLNITRIVVVVFFFAIAVSIASATIGREIYGATKVSLLSFGIINFSGYLFFLIMPVELAFIYYLHSHLSLFLLNIIAIVTALGAQLIDYCIGRWLSASFIDKLVGRHRYEKAEEEIRAYGNIAIFLFNLLPLSSPIILLAAGMLKHPIRQAIFYSLLGLVAKYLFISIIFF from the coding sequence ATGAATTTGAGTAAATTAAATATCACGCGAATTGTCGTAGTTGTGTTCTTTTTCGCAATTGCTGTTTCGATCGCTTCGGCGACCATCGGAAGAGAAATATACGGGGCAACGAAGGTGAGTTTGCTGTCGTTTGGGATTATCAACTTCTCGGGCTATCTCTTCTTTTTGATTATGCCGGTTGAGTTGGCTTTTATTTACTACCTTCACTCGCATCTCAGTCTTTTTCTGCTGAATATTATTGCAATTGTAACGGCCCTAGGGGCGCAGCTCATTGATTACTGTATTGGTCGCTGGCTGAGTGCGTCGTTTATCGACAAGCTGGTGGGGCGTCACCGGTACGAAAAAGCGGAGGAGGAAATTCGTGCGTATGGTAATATTGCTATTTTCCTTTTCAACTTATTACCGCTTTCATCGCCTATTATTCTGTTGGCTGCCGGTATGCTGAAACATCCGATCCGGCAGGCCATTTTTTACAGCCTGCTTGGGCTGGTTGCTAAATACCTGTTTATCTCGATCATCTTCTTTTAG
- a CDS encoding AIR synthase related protein, giving the protein MSDSRYMARGVSASKEDVHNAIKNIDKGLFPKAFCKIIPDVLGGDPDWCNIMHADGAGTKSSLAYMYWKETGDISVWKGIAQDALIMNIDDLLCVGAVDNILLSSTIGRNKNKIPGEVIAAIINGTDELCRELQEMGVGVYPTGGETADVGDVVRTIIVDSTVTCRMKRSDVISADNIQAGDVIVGLASFGQATYEKEYNGGMGSNGLTSARHDVFANYLATKYPESFDAEVPAELVYSGTKKLTDAIEGLGIDAGKLVLSATRTYAPVIKKILDAHRSEIHGMVHCSGGAQTKVLHFVDGVHVIKDNLFPVPPLFKLIQEESKTEWAEMYKVFNMGHRMEIYVKPELADAIIEISKSFNIDAQVVGRVEAHEGKKLTITSEFGTFEY; this is encoded by the coding sequence ATGAGCGACAGCAGGTATATGGCACGGGGCGTTTCGGCTTCGAAAGAGGATGTGCACAACGCCATCAAAAACATCGATAAAGGACTGTTCCCGAAAGCGTTTTGCAAAATTATTCCCGACGTGTTGGGCGGCGATCCGGACTGGTGCAACATTATGCACGCCGACGGTGCCGGAACCAAATCTTCCCTGGCTTACATGTACTGGAAAGAAACCGGTGATATTTCGGTTTGGAAGGGAATCGCTCAGGATGCGTTGATCATGAATATCGACGACTTGTTGTGCGTTGGAGCAGTGGATAACATTTTGCTGTCGTCAACCATTGGTCGTAACAAAAATAAAATTCCGGGTGAAGTGATCGCCGCGATCATTAATGGAACCGACGAACTTTGTCGCGAATTGCAGGAAATGGGCGTTGGTGTTTACCCTACCGGCGGCGAAACAGCTGATGTGGGCGATGTCGTTCGGACCATTATCGTGGACTCGACGGTGACCTGCCGCATGAAACGCTCGGATGTGATTTCAGCCGACAACATCCAGGCAGGTGATGTCATTGTTGGATTGGCTTCATTTGGCCAGGCAACTTACGAAAAAGAATACAACGGAGGCATGGGCAGCAATGGTCTGACTTCGGCTCGTCACGATGTATTTGCCAACTACCTGGCAACTAAATATCCGGAAAGCTTTGATGCCGAAGTTCCGGCAGAACTGGTTTATTCGGGAACGAAAAAACTGACCGATGCTATCGAAGGTTTGGGCATCGATGCCGGTAAACTGGTGCTTTCTGCAACGCGTACTTATGCTCCGGTTATTAAAAAAATTCTGGATGCTCACCGCTCCGAAATCCACGGAATGGTGCACTGCTCGGGTGGCGCGCAAACAAAAGTGCTGCACTTTGTTGACGGCGTACATGTGATTAAAGACAACCTGTTCCCGGTTCCTCCGCTGTTTAAATTAATTCAGGAAGAATCGAAAACCGAATGGGCTGAAATGTACAAAGTCTTCAACATGGGACACCGCATGGAGATCTATGTGAAGCCTGAATTGGCTGATGCGATTATCGAAATCTCAAAATCATTCAATATCGACGCGCAGGTTGTTGGTCGGGTTGAAGCTCACGAAGGCAAAAAACTCACCATTACATCCGAATTCGGAACATTCGAGTATTAG
- the pyrF gene encoding orotidine-5'-phosphate decarboxylase: MNKEQLFEQIKAKRSFLCIGLDTDILKIPAHLKDTSDPIFAFNKEIIDATQDLCVAYKPNLAFYESLGVAGWVALEKTVNYIREKYPEQFIIADAKRGDIGNTSNLYARAFFDHMDFDAVTVAPYMGEDSVKPFMTYLDRWVILLALTSNKGAFDFQFLKDEESGDQLYESVLKTSQTWGTTDNMMYVVGATKAENLEGIRELVPDHFLLVPGVGAQGGSLEEVAKYGMNDHCGLLVNSSRAIIYASNDEDFAEKARMAAMDVQVDMEELLLEADLL, encoded by the coding sequence ATGAACAAAGAACAACTTTTTGAACAGATCAAAGCCAAGCGCAGTTTCCTGTGCATTGGACTAGACACCGATATTCTGAAGATCCCAGCTCACCTGAAAGATACTTCAGACCCGATTTTCGCTTTCAACAAAGAAATCATCGACGCAACACAGGATTTGTGTGTGGCATACAAACCAAACCTGGCTTTTTACGAAAGCCTGGGCGTTGCCGGCTGGGTGGCTTTGGAAAAAACCGTGAACTACATTCGCGAGAAATACCCGGAGCAATTCATTATTGCCGATGCCAAACGCGGCGATATTGGCAACACATCGAATTTGTACGCTCGTGCGTTCTTCGATCACATGGATTTTGATGCCGTAACTGTTGCACCTTACATGGGTGAAGATTCAGTAAAACCATTCATGACTTACCTGGATCGCTGGGTGATTTTATTGGCTTTGACGTCAAACAAGGGTGCTTTCGATTTTCAATTCCTGAAAGATGAGGAAAGCGGCGACCAGCTGTACGAGTCGGTGCTGAAAACATCGCAAACCTGGGGTACAACCGACAACATGATGTACGTGGTTGGCGCCACCAAGGCTGAAAACCTGGAAGGCATCCGCGAGCTGGTTCCGGATCACTTCCTGTTGGTTCCGGGTGTTGGAGCGCAAGGCGGCAGCCTGGAAGAGGTGGCTAAATACGGTATGAACGATCATTGCGGATTGTTGGTGAACTCTTCCCGTGCTATCATTTACGCTTCAAACGACGAGGATTTTGCTGAGAAAGCGAGAATGGCTGCTATGGATGTGCAAGTTGATATGGAAGAATTGCTACTGGAAGCAGATTTGCTGTAA
- a CDS encoding FecR family protein — translation MDELILKCLQGEASKDEVSQVEAWIDTDPENFKHYEEIRDAWFAAGQLADSKHLNIEQRYSALQNRIQNSPAQKSKTIPIKRIPEWIKIAAVFVLAFLLGAVWMSNRGQLGFQSEVAHYEIEAPYGAKLNMNLGDGTKVWLNAGSKLTYSSTFNSKDRDIQLTGEGYFEVAKNTDLPFVVKAGDVKVKAVGTAFNVKAYADENLLETTLVEGKVDVSEFGDHVVLQPNQKITINLGSSLNNNMSYKIADNVNTELYTSWRGKRWIFERENMLDFAKTLERRYDVKITIADERLKSYKISGSIEQQTLGQLLQAVQLTIPLNYTINENKVILTINEKLKREYEPLIKK, via the coding sequence ATGGATGAGCTTATTTTAAAATGTCTGCAGGGTGAAGCTTCAAAAGACGAAGTTTCTCAAGTTGAAGCCTGGATCGATACTGATCCCGAGAACTTCAAGCACTACGAAGAGATTCGCGACGCTTGGTTTGCAGCAGGCCAATTGGCCGACTCCAAACATCTAAACATCGAACAGCGTTACTCCGCACTCCAAAACCGGATTCAAAATTCTCCAGCTCAAAAATCGAAAACCATTCCAATCAAAAGAATTCCCGAGTGGATAAAAATTGCGGCCGTATTTGTTTTGGCCTTTTTACTGGGTGCCGTTTGGATGAGCAACAGAGGACAACTAGGCTTTCAGTCAGAAGTCGCTCATTACGAAATTGAGGCTCCCTATGGTGCCAAGTTGAACATGAATCTTGGCGATGGTACCAAAGTATGGTTGAACGCCGGCAGTAAATTGACTTACAGCAGCACCTTCAACTCAAAAGACCGCGACATTCAGCTTACCGGTGAAGGATATTTTGAGGTTGCAAAAAATACAGATCTCCCCTTTGTTGTTAAAGCCGGTGATGTAAAGGTTAAAGCTGTTGGTACCGCCTTTAACGTAAAAGCCTACGCCGACGAGAACTTACTGGAGACGACCCTGGTTGAAGGAAAAGTTGATGTATCGGAGTTTGGTGACCATGTAGTTCTTCAACCCAACCAAAAGATAACCATCAATTTGGGAAGCTCGTTAAACAACAATATGTCGTATAAAATTGCAGATAACGTTAACACCGAGCTATACACGTCGTGGAGAGGCAAACGCTGGATATTTGAACGAGAAAATATGCTGGATTTTGCTAAAACACTGGAACGTCGTTATGACGTGAAAATTACCATCGCAGACGAACGACTAAAATCGTATAAAATTTCCGGATCCATTGAGCAACAAACACTCGGACAGTTGTTACAGGCAGTGCAGCTGACTATTCCTTTGAACTATACCATAAACGAGAATAAGGTAATCCTAACGATCAACGAGAAACTTAAACGCGAGTATGAACCACTAATTAAAAAATAG
- the prfA gene encoding peptide chain release factor 1, giving the protein MADYSLLEKYESIQHRFDEVGQQITDPATMSDMKRYVKLNQEYRRLEALVQAFKDYKNLIENIESGKQMLAEESDPDIREMAKEEIEQSEDAIPGKEQEIKLLLVPADPEDAKNAILEIRAGTGGDEASIFAGDLFKMYSKYAERKGWRLEVSSVSEGTSGGYKEIVATITGENVYGIMKYESGVHRVQRVPQTETQGRVHTSAASVAVLPEAEEFDIELRNEDIRRDEFCSSGPGGQSVNTTYSAIRLTHIPTGIVVQCQDQKSKLKNLDKAMIELRTRIYNMEHQKYLDEIASKRKTMVSTGDRSAKIRTYNWPQGRVTDHRINLTLYNLQAIINGDIDEIIEKLMLEENAERLKEAEI; this is encoded by the coding sequence ATGGCAGATTATTCATTATTAGAAAAATACGAAAGCATTCAGCACCGCTTCGACGAGGTTGGCCAGCAAATTACTGACCCGGCAACGATGAGCGACATGAAACGCTACGTGAAGCTGAACCAGGAGTATCGTCGCCTGGAAGCTTTGGTGCAAGCTTTTAAAGATTATAAAAACCTGATTGAAAATATTGAATCAGGCAAACAAATGTTGGCTGAGGAGAGCGACCCGGATATTCGCGAAATGGCCAAAGAAGAGATTGAACAAAGCGAAGACGCAATTCCGGGCAAAGAACAAGAAATTAAGTTATTACTGGTACCTGCCGATCCGGAAGACGCCAAGAATGCCATTCTCGAAATCCGTGCCGGTACTGGTGGCGACGAAGCCTCAATTTTCGCCGGTGACCTTTTCAAAATGTATTCAAAATACGCCGAACGAAAAGGCTGGCGCTTGGAAGTAAGCTCGGTGAGCGAGGGTACATCTGGCGGCTACAAAGAGATTGTTGCTACCATCACCGGAGAGAATGTATACGGAATCATGAAATACGAATCGGGCGTGCACCGTGTTCAGCGCGTGCCTCAAACCGAAACACAGGGACGTGTGCACACTTCTGCGGCATCGGTAGCCGTGTTGCCTGAAGCAGAAGAGTTCGACATCGAACTGCGCAATGAAGATATCCGTCGCGACGAGTTCTGTTCGTCAGGTCCCGGAGGACAGTCGGTGAACACCACATACTCCGCCATTCGTTTGACACACATTCCGACCGGTATCGTGGTACAGTGCCAGGATCAGAAATCGAAGTTGAAAAACCTCGATAAAGCGATGATCGAACTGCGTACCCGTATCTACAATATGGAACACCAGAAGTATTTGGACGAGATTGCTTCGAAACGGAAAACCATGGTATCAACGGGTGACCGTTCTGCCAAAATCCGTACCTACAACTGGCCACAGGGACGCGTAACCGATCACCGTATCAACCTGACACTTTACAACCTGCAGGCGATCATCAACGGCGATATCGACGAGATCATCGAAAAACTGATGCTCGAAGAAAACGCAGAGCGTTTGAAAGAGGCTGAAATTTAA
- a CDS encoding RNA polymerase sigma-70 factor, which yields MTTNEIEIFRKMSRGDEGAFEYFFKKYYGRLYNYCYDLLKDSLAAEEIVEELFFRVWEKRDQIVVQTSPAAYFYRTVYNNSLNHLKHKKVEDKFLLYQTHQAFEEIEKANNSFPLSTLIEKEYEIKLQNSIEKLPDQCRQIFVMSRLEGKKNKEIAEILEVSVNTVKTQLLRALTRLQKDLKHLLVVLFFKN from the coding sequence ATGACCACAAACGAAATTGAAATCTTTCGTAAAATGAGTCGTGGCGACGAGGGTGCTTTTGAGTATTTCTTCAAGAAATATTACGGGCGCTTGTATAACTATTGCTACGATCTTTTGAAGGACAGTCTTGCCGCCGAAGAGATCGTGGAAGAACTGTTTTTTCGGGTTTGGGAAAAACGGGATCAAATTGTCGTCCAAACTTCACCAGCTGCCTATTTTTACCGAACTGTTTACAACAACTCCCTGAATCACCTCAAACATAAAAAGGTTGAAGATAAGTTTCTCCTTTATCAAACCCACCAGGCATTTGAGGAAATTGAAAAAGCGAACAACAGCTTCCCCCTTTCAACCCTGATCGAAAAAGAATACGAGATCAAACTGCAAAATTCGATCGAGAAACTACCGGATCAGTGTCGCCAAATCTTTGTAATGAGCCGGCTTGAAGGGAAAAAAAACAAAGAAATTGCTGAAATTCTGGAGGTCTCAGTCAACACCGTTAAAACACAATTATTGAGAGCTTTAACCCGACTTCAAAAAGATCTCAAACACCTGCTCGTCGTTCTTTTCTTCAAAAACTGA
- a CDS encoding MFS transporter, with protein MSKTTRQLANIISVTLGMRLFSMLIIIPFLSVYALNLEGGAPWLTGYALGIFGLTQAVLQIPFGMLSDRIGYKKMMLAGLIMLIVGLLTAAYATSIYWLIFARALQGSGAIVTVGYSWISSAAGDEERDKQLTRLGAVLGTFTMLSYLIGPLVHIVLSVSHMFVFSAVLIAICFVWVLLFTKQVDPEVRKLKSAEKAKQKSVFNRRNLMMGLMLTTNNLMSMAFFFMLPMLLTGVLETNRMWMILTPAILCSVLLLPVFSRLSQKGKGKITIGSLFIVEGLGFGLMYIGNIAGIVAGTILLTTGTFAISTIVPMLANRGIDNQQRGKGNGIIVSLQYVGSFLGAALTGTLWNFSPDFAFVFTGLVALGGMTLVATFPKNKQAEAATA; from the coding sequence ATGAGCAAAACAACGCGCCAATTAGCCAACATCATTTCCGTAACACTCGGAATGCGTCTCTTCTCCATGTTAATTATCATCCCGTTTTTGTCGGTTTATGCCCTGAATTTAGAAGGTGGGGCGCCATGGCTGACGGGTTATGCACTCGGGATTTTCGGTCTAACGCAAGCTGTTTTGCAGATTCCGTTCGGCATGTTGAGCGACCGGATTGGTTACAAGAAAATGATGCTAGCCGGTTTGATCATGCTCATTGTGGGCCTGTTGACCGCTGCCTATGCCACCAGTATTTACTGGCTGATTTTCGCGCGCGCTTTGCAGGGGAGTGGTGCCATCGTTACGGTTGGCTATTCGTGGATTTCGTCGGCAGCCGGTGATGAAGAAAGGGATAAACAGTTAACTCGGCTGGGAGCAGTTTTGGGAACTTTCACCATGCTTTCTTATCTGATCGGTCCACTGGTTCACATTGTGCTTAGCGTGAGTCACATGTTTGTCTTTTCGGCTGTGTTGATTGCGATCTGCTTTGTGTGGGTGCTGTTGTTCACCAAACAGGTTGATCCGGAAGTTCGGAAATTGAAGAGCGCTGAGAAGGCAAAGCAGAAGTCGGTTTTTAATCGTCGTAATTTGATGATGGGACTCATGCTGACGACGAACAACCTGATGAGCATGGCCTTCTTTTTTATGCTTCCGATGTTACTAACCGGAGTGCTCGAAACAAACCGCATGTGGATGATTTTGACGCCCGCCATCCTTTGTTCTGTTCTCTTGCTGCCCGTATTTTCCAGGTTGAGTCAGAAAGGCAAGGGCAAAATTACGATTGGCTCGCTGTTTATTGTTGAAGGACTTGGATTTGGGCTGATGTACATCGGCAATATCGCCGGCATTGTTGCCGGAACGATTTTGCTAACCACCGGTACATTTGCTATTTCAACCATTGTGCCGATGCTCGCCAATCGCGGCATCGATAATCAGCAACGTGGCAAAGGAAACGGGATTATTGTCAGCTTGCAGTATGTCGGATCATTCCTGGGAGCGGCGCTAACGGGAACACTGTGGAACTTCTCTCCCGATTTCGCTTTTGTGTTTACCGGATTGGTTGCTCTTGGCGGAATGACGTTAGTTGCGACCTTCCCGAAAAACAAACAGGCTGAAGCGGCCACTGCTTAA